A window of Polaromonas hydrogenivorans contains these coding sequences:
- a CDS encoding phenylacetate--CoA ligase family protein, translating into MHTHMDALETRLPAEREAALLAALPAQIAHARTASRAFAQILAGFDPATITSRAALATLPVTRKSELLERQQAQRATNVFGGFSTIGFGAAMPRVFSSPGPMYEPEGTRRDYWRMARALFAAGFRPGELVQNCFSYHFVPAGSMMESGAHALGCTVFPGGTGQTEQQVQAMAELKPAGYIGTPSFLKIIVEKAAEMKVALPSVTKAMVSAEAFPPSLRDWLAERGIAGYQCYATADLGLIAYETEAREGLVLDEGVIVEIVRPGTGDPVVEGEVGELVVTTLNPDYPLIRFGTGDLSAVLPGQCPSGRTNTRIKGWMGRADQTTKVRGMFVHPAQVAEIARRFPEVIKARLVVSGEMANDSMTLSVETTASPAGLEQRIGDAIRDVTKLRGRVELLAPGSLPNDGKVIEDARSYK; encoded by the coding sequence ATCCACACCCACATGGATGCGCTGGAAACCCGGCTACCTGCTGAACGCGAAGCCGCCCTGCTCGCCGCCCTGCCCGCGCAGATTGCCCACGCCCGCACGGCATCCAGGGCCTTCGCCCAAATCCTGGCAGGCTTTGACCCGGCCACGATCACCAGCCGCGCGGCACTGGCCACGCTGCCCGTCACGCGCAAGTCCGAGCTGCTGGAGCGCCAGCAGGCCCAGCGCGCGACCAATGTGTTCGGCGGCTTCAGCACGATTGGTTTTGGCGCTGCCATGCCGCGCGTGTTTTCCAGCCCCGGGCCGATGTACGAGCCCGAAGGCACGCGGCGCGACTACTGGCGCATGGCGCGTGCGCTGTTTGCCGCCGGCTTTCGCCCCGGCGAGCTGGTCCAGAACTGCTTCAGCTACCACTTCGTGCCGGCCGGCTCGATGATGGAAAGCGGCGCCCATGCGCTGGGCTGCACCGTGTTTCCGGGCGGCACCGGCCAGACCGAGCAGCAGGTGCAGGCCATGGCCGAACTGAAACCGGCAGGCTACATCGGCACGCCGAGCTTCCTGAAAATCATTGTTGAAAAAGCCGCCGAGATGAAAGTCGCGCTGCCCAGCGTGACCAAGGCCATGGTGTCGGCCGAGGCCTTTCCGCCCTCCCTGCGCGACTGGCTGGCCGAGCGCGGCATTGCCGGCTACCAGTGCTACGCCACCGCCGACCTGGGGCTGATTGCCTACGAAACCGAAGCGCGCGAAGGGCTGGTGCTCGATGAAGGCGTGATCGTTGAAATCGTCCGACCCGGCACCGGCGACCCGGTGGTCGAAGGCGAAGTCGGCGAACTGGTCGTGACCACGCTGAACCCCGACTACCCGCTGATCCGTTTCGGCACCGGCGACCTGTCGGCCGTGCTGCCCGGCCAGTGCCCGAGCGGGCGCACCAACACCCGCATCAAGGGCTGGATGGGCCGGGCCGACCAGACCACCAAGGTGCGCGGCATGTTCGTGCATCCGGCGCAGGTGGCCGAGATTGCGCGTCGCTTTCCCGAAGTCATCAAGGCCCGGCTGGTGGTCAGCGGCGAGATGGCCAACGACAGCATGACGCTGAGCGTTGAAACCACCGCGTCTCCTGCCGGGCTTGAGCAGCGCATCGGCGACGCGATCCGCGATGTCACCAAGCTGCGCGGCAGGGTGGAGCTGCTGGCCCCCGGCAGCCTGCCCAACGACGGCAAGGTCATCGAGGACGCCCGAAGCTACAAATAG
- a CDS encoding Crp/Fnr family transcriptional regulator — MSTDLTLHQRRRLPTTDELNSIPWLALLRPEERARAVESLLVGDAAAGDYVCRVGKPVTYWFGVIEGLLKMSSDNAQGLTMTFAGLPPGGWFGEGTTLKREPYRYNIQALRKSVVAGLPIESFHWLLDHSIGFNRFVMNQLNERLGQFISAREIDRMNNPDLRVSRSLAALFNPVLYPGVGDILRITQQELAYLVGLSRQRVNESLRTLEAQGTIRVEYGGLRVLDIAALRCSTF; from the coding sequence ATGTCAACAGACCTGACCCTTCACCAGCGCCGCAGGCTGCCCACCACCGACGAGCTGAACAGCATTCCGTGGCTGGCCCTGCTGCGCCCGGAAGAACGGGCGCGCGCCGTGGAAAGTCTGCTGGTCGGCGATGCGGCGGCGGGCGACTATGTGTGCCGTGTCGGCAAGCCGGTGACCTACTGGTTCGGCGTGATCGAGGGGCTGCTCAAGATGAGTTCGGACAATGCCCAGGGCCTGACCATGACCTTTGCCGGCTTGCCGCCCGGCGGCTGGTTTGGCGAAGGCACGACGCTCAAGCGCGAGCCTTACCGCTACAACATCCAGGCGCTGCGCAAAAGCGTGGTGGCGGGCCTACCGATTGAAAGCTTTCACTGGCTGCTCGACCATTCGATTGGCTTCAACCGCTTCGTGATGAACCAGCTCAACGAGCGGCTGGGCCAGTTCATTTCCGCGCGCGAGATCGACCGCATGAACAACCCCGACCTGCGCGTGTCGCGCAGCCTGGCGGCGCTGTTCAATCCGGTGCTCTACCCGGGCGTGGGCGATATCCTGCGCATCACGCAGCAGGAGCTGGCCTACCTGGTCGGCCTGTCGCGCCAGCGCGTCAACGAGTCGCTGCGAACGCTGGAGGCGCAGGGCACGATCCGCGTCGAATACGGCGGCCTGCGGGTGCTGGACATCGCGGCGCTGCGCTGCAGTACGTTTTAA
- a CDS encoding ABC transporter substrate-binding protein: MTHCTPSLPDVSGHATPGTLSRRGVLGALAALPLAIHAPLRAQDTGPLKICQSTALTGPLADLGGPLHQGAKTYFSALNAKGGVNGRLIELTVADDGYEVARSLANVKGFIEDRNCFAIFNCFGTPMVEAMLPQVIESGIPFFAPLTGALLAHPKNVRSVFNIRASYADETEHLVQHLATIGIKRIAIVYQNNAFGQDVANAAKQFIAIHKLTETATATVENNSSDAAAAATKIAASLPEAVIMGLAGKPTVEFVKAIRQQRKGLQLYALSVMGAAATLKAMGADATGITVSQVMPLPANNGLPLAREFQQAWKAGGATLEASHLAFEGYVNAKVFAEALRRAGRNPTRSGFIDSTWAMKRYDLGGFEVSFTDSAKSASRFVELNMVSRDGRLIR, encoded by the coding sequence ATGACTCATTGCACGCCTTCCCTGCCTGATGTTTCCGGCCATGCCACCCCTGGAACACTGTCAAGGCGGGGGGTTCTGGGGGCGCTTGCGGCGCTGCCACTGGCCATTCACGCACCGCTTCGCGCCCAGGACACCGGTCCGCTGAAAATCTGCCAGTCCACCGCGCTGACCGGGCCGCTTGCCGACCTTGGCGGGCCTTTGCACCAGGGCGCCAAAACCTATTTTTCGGCGCTCAACGCCAAAGGCGGCGTCAACGGCCGCCTGATTGAATTGACCGTTGCCGACGACGGCTACGAGGTGGCGCGCTCGCTGGCCAATGTGAAGGGGTTTATCGAGGATCGCAACTGCTTTGCAATTTTCAACTGCTTCGGAACCCCCATGGTCGAGGCCATGCTGCCCCAGGTGATCGAGTCGGGCATTCCGTTTTTCGCACCCCTGACCGGCGCCTTGCTGGCGCACCCCAAAAACGTGCGCAGCGTGTTCAATATCCGCGCCAGCTATGCCGACGAAACCGAGCACCTGGTGCAGCACCTGGCCACCATCGGCATCAAGCGCATCGCCATCGTGTACCAGAACAACGCCTTCGGCCAGGATGTCGCCAACGCGGCCAAGCAGTTCATCGCCATCCACAAACTCACGGAAACGGCCACGGCCACGGTTGAAAACAACTCGTCGGATGCGGCCGCCGCAGCCACCAAGATTGCCGCCTCCCTGCCCGAAGCCGTGATCATGGGCCTGGCGGGCAAGCCCACGGTCGAATTTGTCAAGGCCATCCGCCAGCAGCGCAAGGGTCTGCAGCTCTACGCCCTGTCGGTCATGGGCGCGGCAGCCACCCTCAAGGCTATGGGCGCTGACGCCACCGGCATTACCGTGTCGCAGGTCATGCCTTTGCCGGCCAACAACGGGCTGCCGCTGGCGCGTGAATTCCAGCAGGCCTGGAAGGCCGGCGGCGCGACACTGGAGGCTTCACACCTGGCGTTCGAAGGCTATGTCAATGCGAAGGTGTTTGCCGAAGCACTGCGCCGGGCTGGACGCAATCCCACGCGCAGCGGCTTCATCGACAGCACCTGGGCCATGAAGCGTTATGACCTCGGCGGCTTTGAAGTGAGCTTTACCGACTCCGCAAAAAGTGCCTCGCGCTTCGTGGAACTCAACATGGTTTCGCGCGACGGGCGCCTCATCCGATAA
- a CDS encoding AMP-binding protein, with translation MQTTFPQLLLKHAAERPAAAAMREKEYGIWQAHSWSALAGLVAQLAAGLNQAGLRRGEHMVVIGANRPRLYATMLAVQSLGAIPVPLYQDAVGAECVFPLNNAEVRFAMVEDQEQVDKLVEIRDRCPQISNIYYDDPRGLRKYSEPGLDSLDALIESGKTFVAQNPQWFAAEVAKAQPNDVAAMFFTSGTTGNPKGVVHTHSTLLDRATAGAEFDKLTSAEEVLAYLPPAWIGQNIFSYAQWLACGYVVNCPESASTVTIDLKEIGPTYYFAPPRIFEGLLTSVMIRMEDAGTLKRKMFEACMNVARRVGPALMNGEPVGSLDRIKYALGNLLVYGPLRNNLGFSRVRVAYTAGEAIGPDLFTFYRSIGINLKQLYGSTETAVFVCLQPDNQAWADTVGVPIRGVEIKVAGNGEIMVKSAGLLKEYYKNPTATAEVLTADGWYHTSDAGFLDAHGHLKIIDRVKDVGRIKGGVNDGAMFAPKYVENKLKFFPFIKEVVALGDGRDRVCVMINIDFDAVGNWAERRNLPYAGYTDLAQKPEVYQLMKECVEKVNADLATDALLAGSQVSRFLILHKELDADDGELTRTNKVRRGFIADKYGVLVEALYAGKTEQYIETVVKFEDGRTGSVSATLQLSDAKTFSPVKAAA, from the coding sequence ATGCAGACCACATTCCCCCAATTGCTGCTCAAGCATGCCGCCGAGCGCCCTGCGGCAGCGGCCATGCGCGAGAAAGAATACGGCATCTGGCAGGCGCACAGCTGGTCAGCCCTGGCCGGACTGGTCGCGCAGCTGGCTGCCGGGCTGAACCAGGCCGGGCTCAGGCGCGGCGAGCACATGGTGGTGATTGGCGCCAACCGCCCGCGCCTGTATGCCACCATGCTGGCGGTGCAGTCGCTAGGCGCGATTCCGGTGCCGCTGTACCAGGACGCGGTCGGCGCCGAATGCGTCTTTCCGCTGAACAACGCCGAAGTGCGCTTTGCCATGGTCGAGGACCAGGAGCAGGTGGACAAGCTGGTCGAGATCCGCGACCGTTGCCCGCAAATCTCCAACATCTATTACGACGACCCGCGCGGCCTGCGCAAGTACAGCGAGCCCGGCCTTGATTCGCTCGATGCGCTGATTGAATCGGGCAAAACCTTTGTCGCCCAAAACCCGCAGTGGTTTGCCGCTGAAGTCGCCAAGGCCCAGCCGAACGACGTGGCGGCGATGTTCTTCACCTCCGGCACCACCGGCAACCCCAAGGGCGTGGTGCATACCCACAGCACGCTGCTCGACCGCGCCACCGCCGGCGCCGAATTCGACAAGCTGACCAGCGCCGAGGAAGTGCTGGCCTATTTGCCGCCGGCCTGGATCGGCCAGAACATCTTCAGCTACGCGCAGTGGCTGGCCTGCGGCTATGTGGTCAACTGCCCCGAATCGGCCAGCACCGTGACGATTGACCTGAAGGAAATCGGCCCGACCTATTACTTCGCGCCGCCGCGCATCTTTGAAGGACTGCTGACCAGCGTGATGATCCGCATGGAAGACGCCGGCACGCTCAAGCGCAAGATGTTCGAGGCCTGCATGAACGTCGCCCGGCGCGTCGGCCCGGCGCTCATGAACGGCGAGCCGGTCGGCTCGCTGGACCGCATCAAATACGCCCTGGGCAACCTGCTGGTCTATGGCCCGCTGCGCAACAACCTGGGTTTCAGCCGGGTGCGCGTGGCCTATACCGCCGGCGAGGCGATTGGCCCCGACCTGTTCACGTTTTACCGCTCCATCGGCATCAACTTGAAGCAGCTCTACGGCTCGACCGAGACTGCCGTGTTCGTCTGCCTGCAGCCCGACAACCAGGCCTGGGCCGACACCGTCGGCGTGCCGATTCGCGGCGTTGAGATCAAGGTCGCGGGCAACGGCGAGATCATGGTCAAGTCCGCTGGCCTCTTGAAGGAATACTACAAAAACCCGACGGCCACGGCCGAGGTGCTGACCGCCGACGGCTGGTACCACACCAGCGACGCCGGCTTCCTCGACGCGCACGGCCACCTGAAGATCATCGACCGCGTGAAGGACGTGGGCCGCATCAAGGGCGGCGTCAACGACGGCGCGATGTTCGCGCCCAAGTATGTCGAGAACAAGCTCAAGTTCTTTCCCTTCATCAAGGAAGTCGTGGCCTTGGGCGACGGGCGCGACCGCGTCTGCGTGATGATCAATATTGACTTCGACGCCGTGGGCAACTGGGCCGAGCGGCGCAACCTGCCCTATGCCGGCTACACCGACCTGGCGCAAAAGCCCGAGGTCTATCAGCTCATGAAGGAATGCGTTGAAAAGGTCAATGCCGACCTGGCGACCGATGCACTGCTGGCCGGCAGCCAGGTCAGCCGCTTCCTGATCCTGCACAAGGAACTCGATGCCGACGACGGCGAACTCACGCGGACCAACAAGGTGCGGCGCGGCTTCATTGCCGACAAGTACGGCGTGCTGGTCGAGGCGCTGTATGCCGGCAAAACCGAGCAGTACATCGAAACCGTCGTCAAGTTCGAGGATGGCCGCACCGGCAGCGTCAGCGCCACGCTCCAGCTCTCGGACGCCAAAACCTTTTCCCCGGTCAAAGCTGCGGCTTGA
- a CDS encoding ABC transporter substrate-binding protein, with protein sequence MKLSKLVVAAAVVAAGAASLSTSAFAQAKEQFFPLLSYRTGPYAPNGTPWANGKQDYIKMVNARDGGVNGVKLTFEECETGYATDRGVECYERLKNKPGVALIDPQATGITFALTEKVPVDKIPLITLGYGLSVAQDGMAFKWNFPLMGSYWTGADILVQHIGKSAGGLDKLKGKKIALVYHDSPFGKEPIPLLQERARMHGFELQLLPVTAPGVEQKATWLQVRQSRPDYVMLWGWGVMNSTALKEAQATGFPRDKLYGVWWAGAEPDVRDVGDGAKGYQALALNGSGTESKVIQDILKNVHDKGQGTGAKDEVGSVLYTRGVIIQMLSIEAVRRAQERFGKGKVMTGEQVRWGMENLSLDQKKLDALGFSGVMRPVSTSCADHMGSTWARVQTWDGKKWSMTSDWYQSDDQIIKPLVKAGADKYLADKKLTRRTAADCQS encoded by the coding sequence ATGAAGCTTTCCAAACTCGTCGTTGCCGCAGCCGTGGTCGCCGCTGGCGCAGCGTCGCTGTCCACCAGCGCCTTCGCGCAGGCCAAGGAGCAGTTCTTCCCGCTGCTGTCCTACCGCACAGGCCCCTACGCGCCCAACGGCACGCCCTGGGCCAACGGCAAGCAGGACTACATCAAGATGGTCAATGCGCGCGACGGCGGCGTCAACGGCGTCAAGCTGACGTTTGAAGAATGCGAAACCGGCTACGCCACCGACCGGGGCGTGGAATGCTACGAACGCCTGAAAAATAAGCCCGGCGTGGCGCTGATTGACCCGCAGGCGACCGGCATCACCTTCGCGTTGACCGAAAAAGTCCCGGTGGACAAGATCCCGCTGATCACGCTGGGCTACGGCCTGTCGGTGGCGCAGGACGGCATGGCCTTCAAGTGGAACTTCCCGCTGATGGGCAGCTACTGGACCGGCGCCGACATCCTGGTGCAGCACATCGGCAAGAGCGCCGGCGGCCTGGACAAGCTCAAGGGCAAGAAAATCGCGCTGGTCTATCACGACAGCCCGTTTGGCAAGGAGCCGATTCCGCTGCTGCAGGAGCGCGCCCGCATGCACGGCTTCGAGTTGCAGCTGCTGCCGGTCACGGCGCCCGGCGTCGAGCAGAAAGCCACCTGGCTGCAGGTGCGCCAGAGCCGGCCCGACTACGTGATGCTGTGGGGCTGGGGCGTGATGAACTCCACCGCCTTGAAGGAAGCGCAGGCCACCGGTTTTCCGCGCGACAAGCTCTACGGCGTGTGGTGGGCCGGCGCCGAGCCGGACGTGCGCGACGTCGGCGACGGCGCCAAGGGCTACCAGGCGCTGGCGCTCAACGGCTCGGGCACCGAGTCCAAGGTCATCCAGGACATCCTCAAGAACGTCCATGACAAGGGCCAGGGCACGGGTGCCAAGGACGAAGTGGGCTCGGTGCTGTACACGCGCGGCGTGATCATCCAGATGCTCAGCATCGAGGCCGTGCGCCGCGCGCAGGAGCGCTTTGGCAAGGGCAAGGTCATGACCGGCGAGCAGGTGCGCTGGGGCATGGAAAACCTGTCACTCGACCAGAAAAAGCTCGACGCGCTGGGTTTTAGCGGCGTGATGCGCCCGGTCTCGACCAGCTGCGCCGACCACATGGGCTCGACCTGGGCGCGCGTGCAGACCTGGGACGGCAAGAAGTGGAGCATGACCTCCGACTGGTACCAGTCGGATGACCAGATCATCAAGCCGCTGGTGAAAGCCGGCGCCGACAAGTACCTGGCCGACAAGAAGCTGACGCGCCGCACGGCAGCCGACTGCCAGTCCTGA
- a CDS encoding branched-chain amino acid ABC transporter permease — translation MLYRENGQFKTTYRADQQIFPITQDRVAIGLMLAFAFIAVPLMASDYLYASILIPLVIMSLAAIGVNILVGYCGQISLGSGAFMAVGAYGAYNFFVRIPGMPLIPTLILGGLCAMSFGILFGLPSLRVKGLYLAVATLAAQFFSDWMFLRIKWLTNDSASGSVSVTQLQVFGLPIQSPVSKYLFCLAVLVIVALLAKNLVRGAIGREWMAIRDMDVAAAVIGIRPMYAKLSAFAVSSFIIGMAGALWAFVHLGSWEPAAFSVEISFRLLFMVIIGGLGSIMGGFFGAAFIVVLPIALNRFLPAFMSLFGIEISTAGVSHAELMIFGGLIVWFLIVEPHGLARLWSMAKQKLRLWPFPH, via the coding sequence ATGCTCTACCGCGAAAACGGCCAGTTCAAGACGACCTACCGGGCTGACCAGCAGATCTTCCCGATCACGCAGGATCGCGTGGCCATCGGCCTGATGCTGGCCTTTGCCTTCATCGCCGTGCCGCTGATGGCCAGCGACTACCTCTACGCCTCAATTTTGATTCCGCTGGTCATCATGTCGCTGGCGGCCATCGGGGTGAACATCCTGGTCGGCTACTGCGGCCAGATTTCGCTCGGCTCGGGCGCCTTCATGGCGGTCGGGGCCTACGGCGCCTACAACTTCTTCGTGCGCATTCCGGGCATGCCCTTGATTCCTACCTTGATACTGGGCGGGCTGTGCGCCATGTCCTTCGGCATTTTGTTCGGCCTGCCCAGCCTGCGCGTCAAGGGCCTGTACCTGGCCGTGGCGACGCTGGCGGCGCAGTTCTTCAGCGACTGGATGTTTTTGCGCATCAAGTGGCTGACCAATGACTCGGCCTCGGGTTCGGTGTCGGTCACCCAGCTGCAGGTGTTCGGCCTGCCGATTCAGAGCCCGGTGTCCAAGTACCTGTTCTGCCTGGCGGTTTTGGTCATCGTGGCCTTGCTGGCCAAGAACCTGGTGCGCGGCGCGATTGGCCGCGAGTGGATGGCGATTCGCGACATGGACGTGGCCGCCGCCGTGATCGGCATCCGGCCCATGTACGCCAAGCTCAGCGCCTTTGCGGTCAGCTCCTTCATCATCGGCATGGCCGGCGCGCTCTGGGCCTTCGTGCACCTGGGTTCGTGGGAGCCGGCGGCGTTCTCGGTCGAGATTTCGTTTCGCCTGCTGTTCATGGTGATCATCGGCGGGCTGGGCTCGATCATGGGCGGCTTCTTTGGCGCGGCCTTCATCGTCGTGCTGCCGATTGCGCTGAACCGCTTTTTGCCGGCCTTCATGAGCCTGTTCGGCATCGAGATTTCGACGGCCGGCGTGTCGCATGCCGAGCTGATGATCTTTGGCGGCCTGATCGTCTGGTTCCTGATCGTCGAGCCGCATGGCCTGGCCCGGCTGTGGTCCATGGCCAAGCAGAAACTGCGCCTGTGGCCCTTCCCGCATTGA
- a CDS encoding ABC transporter ATP-binding protein, with amino-acid sequence MEPQKIVLNVNGIEVIYNHVILVLKGVSLQVPEGKIVAILGGNGAGKTTTLRAISNLLQGERGAVTKGSIELRGERIENLSPADLVQRGVVQVMEGRHCFAHLTIEENLMTGAYTRTSKAEIAANLEKVYNYFPRLKTRRASQAAYTSGGEQQMCAIGRAIMTNPSMVLLDEPSMGLAPQIVEEVFNIVKDLNTKEKVTFLLAEQNTNMALKYSDYGYIMESGRVVMDGIASDLANNEDVKEFYLGVGGGERKSFKDVKSYKRRKRWLA; translated from the coding sequence ATGGAACCCCAAAAAATCGTTCTCAACGTCAACGGCATCGAGGTCATCTATAACCATGTGATCCTCGTGCTCAAGGGCGTTTCGCTGCAAGTGCCAGAAGGCAAGATCGTGGCCATCCTGGGGGGCAACGGCGCGGGCAAGACCACGACGCTGCGCGCCATCTCAAACCTGCTGCAGGGCGAGCGCGGCGCGGTCACCAAGGGCTCGATAGAGCTGCGCGGCGAGCGCATCGAGAACCTCTCGCCGGCCGACCTGGTGCAGCGCGGCGTGGTGCAGGTCATGGAAGGCCGGCACTGCTTTGCCCACCTGACCATCGAGGAAAACCTGATGACCGGCGCCTACACGCGCACCAGCAAGGCCGAGATCGCCGCCAACCTGGAAAAGGTCTATAACTACTTTCCGCGCCTCAAGACGCGCCGCGCCTCGCAGGCCGCTTACACCTCGGGCGGCGAGCAGCAGATGTGCGCGATTGGCCGCGCCATCATGACCAACCCGAGCATGGTGCTGCTCGACGAGCCGTCGATGGGCCTGGCGCCGCAGATCGTCGAAGAAGTGTTCAACATCGTCAAAGACCTGAACACCAAGGAAAAAGTCACCTTCCTGCTGGCCGAGCAGAACACCAACATGGCGCTGAAATACTCCGACTACGGCTACATCATGGAGTCAGGCCGCGTGGTGATGGACGGCATTGCTAGCGACCTGGCCAACAACGAGGACGTGAAGGAGTTCTACCTCGGCGTTGGCGGCGGCGAACGCAAAAGCTTCAAGGACGTGAAAAGCTACAAGCGCCGCAAACGCTGGCTGGCTTGA
- a CDS encoding branched-chain amino acid ABC transporter permease, with amino-acid sequence MAFFLETLIGGLMAGMLYSLVALGFVLIYKASGVFNFAQGAMVLFAALAMARFSEWIPKWTGIDNLFVANLIAFAIAAVLMFVVAWLIERLVLRHLVNQEGATLLMATLGIAYFLEGLGQTLFGSDIYKIDIGMPKDPIFMLDTVFPGGILVNKEDVIAAAIAASLVILLSIFFQKTTTGRALRAVADDHQAAQSIGIPLNRIWVIVWCVAGVVALVSGMIWGSKLGVQFSLTTIALRALPVVILGGLTSVPGAILGGLIIGVGEKLSEVYLGPYVGGGIEIWFAYVLALVFLLFRPQGLFGEKIIDRV; translated from the coding sequence ATGGCATTTTTTCTGGAAACCCTGATTGGCGGCCTGATGGCCGGCATGCTGTATTCGCTGGTGGCGCTCGGCTTCGTGCTGATCTACAAGGCGTCGGGCGTGTTCAACTTCGCGCAGGGCGCGATGGTGCTGTTCGCGGCGCTGGCGATGGCGCGGTTCTCGGAATGGATTCCGAAGTGGACCGGCATCGACAACCTCTTCGTCGCCAACCTGATCGCCTTTGCGATTGCCGCCGTGCTGATGTTCGTCGTCGCCTGGCTGATCGAGCGGCTAGTGCTGCGCCACCTCGTCAACCAGGAAGGCGCGACGCTGCTGATGGCCACGCTCGGGATTGCCTATTTCCTCGAAGGCCTGGGCCAGACGCTGTTTGGCAGCGACATCTACAAGATCGACATCGGCATGCCCAAAGACCCGATCTTCATGCTGGACACGGTGTTTCCGGGCGGCATCCTGGTCAACAAGGAAGACGTGATTGCCGCCGCCATCGCCGCCAGCCTGGTCATTTTGCTGAGCATCTTTTTCCAGAAAACCACCACCGGCCGCGCCCTGCGCGCCGTGGCCGACGACCACCAGGCGGCGCAGTCCATCGGCATTCCGCTGAACCGTATCTGGGTCATCGTCTGGTGCGTGGCCGGCGTCGTGGCGCTGGTCTCGGGAATGATCTGGGGCTCCAAGCTGGGCGTGCAGTTCTCGCTGACGACGATTGCGCTGCGCGCCTTGCCGGTGGTGATCCTGGGCGGCCTGACCTCGGTGCCCGGCGCGATTCTGGGCGGACTGATCATCGGCGTCGGCGAGAAGCTGTCCGAGGTTTACCTCGGCCCTTACGTCGGCGGCGGCATCGAGATCTGGTTCGCCTATGTGCTGGCGCTGGTGTTCCTGCTGTTCCGTCCGCAAGGCCTGTTCGGCGAAAAAATCATCGACCGCGTTTAA
- a CDS encoding ABC transporter ATP-binding protein has translation MTKKKTGDVILDVNNISLRFGGVKALTDISFNVKEHEIRSIIGPNGAGKSSMLNCINGVYTPQEGSITFRGKKFSHMSSRQVAEMGVARTFQNLALFKGMSVIDNIMTGRNLKIKSNIFMQALRIGPAEREEIRHREFVEGIIDFLEIQAFRKTPVGQLPYGLQKRVDLGRALAMEPQVLLLDEPMAGMNVEEKQDMCRFILDVNEEFGTTIVLIEHDMGVVMDISDRVVVLDYGKKIGDGEPEEVRNNPDVISAYLGTSH, from the coding sequence ATGACAAAAAAGAAGACCGGCGACGTCATCCTGGACGTCAACAACATCAGCCTGCGCTTTGGCGGCGTCAAGGCGCTGACCGATATCTCCTTCAATGTGAAGGAGCATGAAATCCGCTCCATCATCGGCCCCAACGGCGCCGGCAAAAGCTCGATGCTCAACTGCATCAACGGCGTCTATACACCGCAGGAAGGCTCGATCACCTTTCGTGGCAAGAAGTTTTCGCACATGTCCTCGCGCCAAGTCGCCGAGATGGGCGTGGCCCGGACTTTCCAGAACCTGGCGCTGTTCAAGGGAATGAGCGTCATCGACAACATCATGACCGGGCGCAACCTGAAGATCAAAAGCAATATCTTCATGCAGGCGCTGCGCATCGGCCCGGCCGAGCGCGAGGAAATCCGGCACCGCGAGTTTGTCGAGGGCATCATCGATTTCCTCGAAATCCAGGCCTTTCGCAAGACGCCGGTCGGCCAGTTGCCCTACGGCCTGCAAAAGCGCGTCGATCTGGGCCGCGCGCTGGCCATGGAGCCGCAGGTGCTGTTGCTCGACGAGCCGATGGCCGGCATGAACGTCGAGGAAAAGCAGGACATGTGCCGCTTCATCCTGGATGTGAACGAGGAATTCGGCACCACCATCGTGCTGATCGAGCACGACATGGGCGTGGTGATGGACATCTCCGACCGCGTCGTGGTGCTTGACTACGGCAAAAAAATCGGTGACGGCGAGCCCGAAGAAGTCCGCAACAACCCGGACGTGATCAGCGCCTACCTCGGCACCAGCCACTGA
- a CDS encoding potassium-transporting ATPase subunit F produces the protein MIGLEMLYGFGGICAILLLAYLVYALICAEEF, from the coding sequence ATGATCGGCCTTGAAATGCTGTACGGCTTTGGCGGCATCTGCGCCATCCTGCTGCTCGCCTATCTGGTGTACGCGCTGATCTGCGCCGAGGAGTTCTGA